A genomic stretch from Leptospira licerasiae serovar Varillal str. VAR 010 includes:
- a CDS encoding HEAT repeat domain-containing protein, giving the protein MKKSAITFAILATLIFTVSVSAEKSTEDHIKALSSGSDQEKIEASLYLGDKKEKSAIPELINLLNRSNDPKVAVPAGIALGQIGEAGDSTIALKNKVISSDNGDIVYTALVSILNIVIKNEKAEDAAKEALEFADKNRRSDEFVSDFLNVLTKKLKG; this is encoded by the coding sequence ATGAAAAAAAGCGCCATTACGTTCGCAATACTCGCCACTCTTATTTTTACAGTTTCGGTTTCTGCCGAAAAAAGTACGGAAGATCATATCAAGGCACTTTCCAGCGGATCCGATCAGGAAAAAATCGAAGCTTCCCTTTATCTGGGGGATAAAAAGGAAAAATCCGCAATCCCGGAATTGATCAACCTTCTGAACCGCTCCAACGATCCTAAAGTAGCAGTTCCTGCGGGGATCGCTTTGGGTCAAATTGGAGAAGCTGGTGATTCCACAATTGCCTTAAAAAACAAAGTGATTAGCTCCGATAACGGAGACATCGTTTACACTGCTCTTGTTTCTATTCTGAATATTGTGATCAAAAATGAGAAAGCAGAAGACGCTGCAAAGGAAGCTCTTGAGTTTGCTGACAAAAACCGCAGATCCGATGAATTCGTTTCCGATTTTTTGAACGTTCTTACTAAAAAGCTGAAGGGTTAA
- a CDS encoding ABC transporter permease translates to MVKVLDKKALRELLAWKSQAVTITLVIASGIAVYLTSLSAYDSLLVSRNNFYAEYSLSQGFVSLHKAPESIILDISKIPGVSYAEGRIIKDIVLDFESESIPSGGRIVTLTEGLNRLALLQGRLPREKDETVISEAFSLANRLGPGSKLIAVLEGKKKLLTVSGIALSPEYVYVFRPGGFLPDDKHYGILWMKKESVEEIFDMSGAINDIIFDFAPDAEKNSVLKEVDLKLTAFGGLGSYDRDKLPSHSFLRDEFKQLRTTAFSIPMVFLGVAAFLLHIVTSRMISKQREQIATLKALGYGDRSIAFHYLKIILVVCIMGSLLGIIFGYYLGTKMVGLYGDYYRFPNLKFLFDPRLAIQGVLIGIASGMAGSFLSIRKVTSLQPAQAMRPPAPENFSKSFLEEYWKDLPVVYRIAIRNLIRRPGRTLLFILGVSSSVMIMVLGLFSRDTMTSIVKIQFEDLQRDTVTLNFQNAVSSDSILELEKKEGILLVEGYRSVPVRIRYGNSSKEIGLTGMPQNSYLRRLINENGQNVPVPEDGILLNSGIAEKFGIRRGDKIQLEVLEGQRIKTEVEVTGIINEILGQGAYKEIQSLNRLLREGDQVNIAALWTDSSKEEALLNELKSYPKISGVSTRARTLKIFYELMSRSILTTSLIIMIFACIISVGVVYNTALISLSERAFELGSLRILGFTKTEVFIILSGELTIVILASLPLGCLLGYFSGYAILNTVETEGFKIPLFVSPKTYVISVFTVLTTSLFSFWILYIKIRSLDLISVLKVRE, encoded by the coding sequence TTGGTAAAGGTCCTAGACAAAAAGGCCTTAAGGGAATTATTAGCCTGGAAATCCCAAGCTGTCACTATTACATTAGTGATCGCCTCGGGGATCGCGGTTTATCTGACTTCCTTGAGCGCTTACGATTCTCTTTTAGTTTCCAGAAATAATTTTTATGCGGAATATTCTCTTTCCCAGGGGTTCGTTTCTCTCCATAAAGCACCCGAATCGATAATTTTAGATATTTCTAAAATACCTGGAGTATCGTATGCGGAAGGAAGGATCATCAAAGATATAGTTTTGGATTTTGAATCCGAATCTATTCCTAGCGGAGGGAGGATAGTTACCTTAACGGAAGGCTTAAATCGTTTGGCGTTATTACAAGGAAGATTGCCTCGAGAAAAGGACGAGACCGTCATAAGCGAAGCATTCTCCTTAGCAAATCGATTAGGACCAGGTTCCAAACTCATTGCAGTTTTAGAAGGAAAGAAAAAACTACTTACGGTCTCGGGGATCGCACTTTCGCCCGAATATGTATACGTTTTTCGCCCGGGAGGATTCCTACCGGATGACAAACATTACGGGATCCTTTGGATGAAAAAAGAAAGTGTCGAAGAAATCTTCGACATGAGCGGTGCAATAAACGATATCATATTCGATTTTGCGCCGGATGCCGAAAAAAACTCTGTGCTCAAGGAAGTGGATCTTAAACTCACCGCGTTCGGAGGATTAGGCTCTTACGACAGGGACAAACTTCCGTCACACTCCTTTCTGAGGGATGAATTCAAACAATTAAGAACAACTGCATTCTCCATTCCGATGGTTTTTTTGGGAGTAGCGGCATTCCTTCTTCATATCGTAACTTCTCGAATGATCTCCAAACAAAGGGAACAGATCGCAACTTTAAAGGCCCTCGGATACGGAGATAGAAGTATCGCATTCCATTATTTAAAGATAATATTAGTAGTGTGTATCATGGGTTCCTTATTAGGAATAATATTCGGATATTACTTAGGCACAAAAATGGTAGGTCTATACGGAGATTACTACAGATTTCCGAATCTAAAATTCCTATTCGACCCTAGATTGGCAATCCAAGGTGTATTGATCGGAATAGCTTCAGGAATGGCCGGCTCTTTCTTATCGATCCGAAAGGTTACTTCTCTCCAGCCCGCCCAGGCGATGCGACCTCCTGCTCCGGAAAATTTCTCCAAAAGTTTTTTAGAAGAATACTGGAAAGACCTACCAGTAGTTTATAGGATCGCTATACGAAATCTGATCCGAAGGCCGGGAAGGACATTATTATTCATATTAGGAGTTTCTTCCTCCGTAATGATCATGGTCTTGGGCCTGTTCTCCAGAGATACGATGACTTCCATTGTAAAAATACAATTCGAAGATCTGCAAAGAGACACAGTTACATTAAATTTTCAGAATGCGGTTTCCTCCGATTCTATCTTGGAATTAGAGAAGAAGGAAGGGATCCTACTTGTGGAAGGATATAGATCCGTACCTGTCCGCATTCGTTATGGGAATTCCAGTAAAGAAATCGGATTAACTGGAATGCCTCAAAATTCCTATCTCAGAAGATTAATCAACGAAAATGGACAAAACGTCCCGGTTCCGGAAGACGGCATCCTCTTAAATTCCGGAATAGCGGAAAAATTCGGGATTCGAAGAGGAGATAAAATACAACTAGAAGTATTAGAAGGACAAAGGATTAAGACGGAAGTCGAAGTAACCGGGATCATCAACGAAATCTTGGGACAAGGAGCCTATAAGGAGATCCAATCCTTAAACCGATTGTTAAGAGAAGGAGACCAGGTAAACATTGCGGCACTTTGGACGGACTCCTCCAAAGAAGAAGCTCTATTGAACGAATTAAAATCCTATCCGAAGATCTCGGGGGTATCTACTCGAGCAAGGACCCTAAAAATATTTTATGAATTAATGTCGAGAAGCATATTAACGACCTCGTTGATCATAATGATCTTCGCATGTATTATTTCAGTCGGAGTAGTCTATAATACCGCCTTGATCTCGCTTTCCGAAAGAGCCTTCGAATTGGGTAGCTTGCGGATCTTAGGTTTTACCAAGACGGAAGTTTTTATCATATTATCCGGAGAGTTGACTATCGTGATCTTAGCGTCACTACCTTTGGGGTGTTTACTCGGTTATTTTTCCGGATACGCGATCCTAAATACGGTGGAAACCGAAGGATTCAAGATCCCTCTATTCGTTTCTCCTAAAACATATGTAATTTCTGTCTTTACTGTCCTAACTACTTCTTTATTTAGTTTCTGGATACTTTACATCAAAATAAGATCATTGGATCTGATCTCCGTATTAAAGGTAAGAGAATAA
- a CDS encoding LA_0442/LA_0875 N-terminal domain-containing protein — translation MFYLKRIFVLSLFVLTPTNIFSETQYVYMKDGRILKGEVLHQSAFKIRFKSAEGKEEEILKSSIRRITFKNPDIKEPAKQEKIEKPDPALEEKLKAVSQEKVPSILSDRRSFEILGGIGRSGYESQVANFHRSVEQYGSILGGNGGFFYNSPDRKDSNAKTINLRYTWKRTVAELGGSHLNSLESVNNFGNIVYPDLSGTTVSQAAFSPGVPYHSISYKQINAQISYTVFSRSGLEVRPILGYHKIWQKGKDDSTYEISPKDPANTNSVDWTIKYGVSFSDYLSGPSVGAALEYKWKEKWETRWEFQKQFLHGNSIYTRDQIAYLVGSFFEERAALNNQWKVNSQSISGKLIYRWRDSVFFWTGFQYSKLTYKMEHMGGDLDLNGSPLGAYITAELIQSLTQGLAGNSVVKAIYLGAGYTLDFSKKENQ, via the coding sequence ATGTTTTATTTGAAACGAATTTTCGTTTTAAGCTTATTTGTACTCACTCCCACAAATATTTTCTCAGAAACGCAGTACGTATACATGAAAGACGGGAGAATTCTCAAAGGAGAAGTTCTTCATCAAAGTGCGTTCAAGATCAGATTCAAAAGCGCAGAAGGGAAAGAAGAAGAAATACTAAAATCGTCGATCCGCAGAATTACATTCAAAAATCCTGATATAAAAGAACCGGCCAAACAGGAAAAAATCGAAAAGCCAGATCCGGCACTCGAAGAAAAATTGAAAGCAGTCTCTCAAGAAAAGGTTCCTTCCATTCTTTCTGATCGTCGTAGTTTTGAAATTTTAGGAGGAATAGGAAGAAGCGGCTACGAAAGTCAGGTCGCAAATTTCCATAGAAGTGTGGAGCAGTACGGCTCGATCTTAGGAGGCAATGGCGGATTTTTTTATAATTCTCCGGATCGAAAAGATTCAAACGCGAAAACTATAAACCTAAGATATACTTGGAAACGTACCGTTGCCGAACTCGGCGGATCTCATTTAAACTCTTTGGAATCTGTAAACAATTTCGGAAATATAGTATATCCGGATCTTTCCGGGACAACGGTTTCCCAAGCTGCATTTAGTCCGGGCGTTCCCTATCATTCGATCAGTTATAAACAAATAAATGCTCAAATTTCTTACACGGTATTTTCAAGATCAGGATTAGAAGTCAGACCTATATTAGGTTATCATAAAATTTGGCAGAAGGGAAAGGATGATTCTACTTACGAAATTTCTCCAAAAGATCCTGCAAATACGAATTCAGTAGACTGGACAATAAAATATGGAGTCAGTTTCAGCGATTATCTCAGTGGTCCTTCCGTCGGAGCAGCTTTAGAATACAAATGGAAGGAAAAATGGGAGACCAGATGGGAGTTCCAAAAACAATTCCTACATGGAAATTCGATCTATACAAGGGACCAAATCGCTTACCTTGTAGGAAGTTTTTTCGAAGAAAGAGCGGCATTGAACAACCAATGGAAGGTGAACTCTCAATCCATTTCAGGAAAGTTAATCTATCGCTGGAGAGATTCTGTCTTTTTTTGGACCGGATTTCAGTATTCTAAACTCACTTATAAGATGGAACATATGGGAGGAGATTTGGATCTAAACGGCAGTCCTTTAGGCGCTTATATAACGGCAGAATTGATCCAATCTTTGACCCAAGGACTTGCAGGAAATTCTGTAGTAAAGGCGATCTATCTAGGAGCAGGATATACTTTAGATTTTTCTAAAAAAGAAAATCAGTGA
- a CDS encoding ABC transporter ATP-binding protein encodes MKKSGKNDSKDPVFETEKLSKIYDMGQVKVPALNDINVRFFRSEFSVLLGPSGSGKSTLLNILGGLDSPSSGKILFNNKPLQADQNDDLTEFRRKYVGFVFQFYNLIPSLSAEENVRLVTDISDNPMSPSEALELVGLTDRKDHFPSQLSGGEQQRVAIARAIVKRPEILLCDEPTGALDFKTGKIVLDAIAKINKELGTTTIIITHNVSIASIADRVVEMRDGSIVSDKPNLHKSTTESLHW; translated from the coding sequence ATGAAAAAATCCGGAAAAAACGATTCGAAAGATCCGGTCTTTGAAACCGAAAAGCTAAGCAAAATTTACGATATGGGCCAGGTCAAGGTTCCAGCTTTGAACGATATTAACGTCCGATTTTTTAGATCCGAATTTTCGGTCCTATTGGGCCCAAGCGGCAGTGGAAAATCCACTTTGCTAAACATATTAGGAGGGTTAGATTCTCCTAGTTCCGGAAAAATACTTTTCAATAATAAACCTTTACAGGCCGATCAAAACGATGATCTTACCGAATTCAGAAGGAAATACGTCGGATTCGTATTCCAATTTTATAATTTGATCCCGAGCCTTTCGGCAGAAGAGAATGTAAGACTTGTCACCGACATTTCCGACAATCCGATGTCCCCTTCGGAAGCTTTAGAATTGGTCGGCCTAACTGATAGAAAAGATCATTTTCCTTCCCAACTTTCCGGCGGAGAACAACAAAGGGTCGCGATCGCAAGAGCAATCGTCAAACGACCCGAAATACTTCTCTGTGACGAACCTACAGGAGCCTTAGATTTCAAAACAGGAAAGATCGTACTGGATGCGATCGCAAAGATCAACAAAGAGTTAGGCACTACCACGATCATAATAACGCATAATGTCAGCATCGCTTCTATCGCGGATCGGGTCGTGGAGATGAGGGACGGGTCTATAGTATCCGATAAACCTAACCTTCATAAATCCACCACAGAGAGTCTCCATTGGTAA
- a CDS encoding LA_0442/LA_0875 N-terminal domain-containing protein, whose translation MRRLKNKIRATIFFVCMVFSATSIHPNDQVIYMKDGRVITAEIISQTAFKMVIKLPDGSTKEISKQDIKRVAFKEIKAPGPKDKTPVGPPTPTPEEIAKQQEEDSKKQAILDEKAEKRKKQIEEAKRNRIDIFLGTGSGTVNFQGANFYDNVIAVGSSLGQDSGKFEYPIEPKPKSGKANSFEVRYSWNRFVGELGASSVTSSATQNIVGIDGPSSGTFPKFIRGNYDVSMKHVYGNFSYSVFPHPKYDIRPVIGYHQFWTKTDNSNSLALGTGVAPLFTDQYFGTDPTSVAEGLKGFSYGIQYDIKFEKFEIRTGLHILQMKGYGTYDRHLNAYAPASSQNQSENIDVYNKWVAKGAIIDLKFLYPWKYGVSFWMGLNSMSWTYTMSETALNVGNEGSGADPQNYILGKLLFESLVGPGSLKETKATTIQIGATYSYDFNK comes from the coding sequence ATGAGAAGACTAAAAAATAAGATCAGAGCTACAATTTTCTTCGTATGTATGGTCTTCTCTGCAACTTCTATTCATCCAAACGATCAGGTGATCTATATGAAGGACGGAAGAGTGATCACCGCTGAGATCATTTCCCAAACCGCATTCAAGATGGTGATCAAATTACCAGACGGTTCCACAAAAGAAATTTCAAAACAAGATATCAAACGAGTCGCTTTCAAAGAAATAAAGGCCCCGGGCCCTAAAGATAAAACCCCCGTTGGACCTCCTACACCCACTCCGGAAGAAATTGCAAAACAGCAGGAAGAAGATTCCAAAAAGCAGGCAATCTTAGACGAAAAAGCGGAAAAAAGAAAAAAACAAATCGAAGAAGCAAAACGAAATCGTATCGATATTTTTTTAGGGACCGGATCAGGAACCGTCAACTTCCAAGGGGCTAATTTTTACGACAACGTGATCGCAGTCGGAAGTAGTTTGGGACAAGACAGCGGTAAATTCGAATATCCGATAGAACCGAAACCGAAAAGTGGCAAGGCTAATTCTTTCGAAGTTAGATATTCTTGGAATAGATTCGTAGGAGAACTAGGCGCAAGCTCCGTTACGTCTTCTGCAACTCAAAATATCGTTGGAATAGACGGCCCAAGTAGCGGAACGTTCCCGAAATTTATCCGCGGCAATTATGATGTTTCCATGAAACATGTTTATGGAAATTTTTCCTACTCGGTATTCCCTCATCCTAAATATGATATTCGTCCTGTGATCGGTTACCACCAGTTCTGGACAAAGACGGACAATTCAAATTCTTTGGCATTAGGAACAGGAGTTGCTCCACTGTTTACCGATCAATATTTCGGTACCGATCCGACTTCAGTTGCAGAAGGTTTAAAAGGGTTCTCCTACGGGATCCAATACGATATAAAGTTCGAAAAATTCGAGATCCGCACTGGATTACATATTCTTCAAATGAAAGGGTACGGAACTTACGATCGACATTTGAATGCTTATGCACCTGCAAGTTCGCAGAACCAATCGGAAAATATAGACGTATACAATAAATGGGTCGCAAAAGGAGCGATCATAGATTTGAAATTTCTATATCCTTGGAAATACGGGGTCAGCTTTTGGATGGGATTGAACAGTATGAGTTGGACTTATACAATGTCTGAAACCGCATTGAACGTGGGTAACGAGGGTTCAGGTGCGGATCCACAAAATTATATCCTAGGAAAATTGCTTTTCGAATCTCTCGTCGGTCCAGGTTCACTCAAAGAAACAAAAGCAACCACAATCCAAATCGGTGCGACTTACTCGTACGACTTTAATAAATAA
- a CDS encoding LptF/LptG family permease gives MQFSLPEIRPKEWIHRIKEEFFPPRILDKYVFSEFIKIFIGALITLGFLALMSSYSDIKGDMASSKGGKIHGWLFILFRLPQMLIQYIMNIAILFSVSFTVGQFSANKELVAMMAAGISFRRIVAPIVAFSCVLWFAAFFLKQTVVAPLNARANEEHKMLKEGDQNTLVGVVYQKHFKGQEGFYYIYYYDTKEEEIKGGFNYICLTQEQTPDYLLVAQRAKYDYQKEVWILKSVEETKFDDDLQVVSVQKFAEKEYKLPEKPDYFKKLKGSVEEMNFFELSEEKENRIKKGLSYGDVDIAKHTLFAEPLLIVVLTLVGCASGFFTKRMAIVSSLGVSIGVALLYMVMDPSFKSLGENEVIPIWLASWITPILFLSGLFVIYKRLKV, from the coding sequence ATGCAATTCAGTCTTCCCGAAATCCGTCCCAAAGAATGGATCCATAGGATAAAGGAGGAGTTTTTCCCTCCTCGGATCCTGGATAAGTATGTATTCTCCGAATTCATAAAAATATTTATCGGGGCTCTGATCACCTTAGGATTTCTGGCCCTCATGTCCTCTTACAGTGATATCAAGGGGGACATGGCTTCCTCTAAAGGTGGAAAGATCCACGGCTGGCTTTTCATTCTATTCCGTCTCCCCCAGATGCTCATCCAGTACATCATGAACATCGCCATACTATTCTCAGTATCTTTCACTGTGGGACAATTTTCGGCGAACAAAGAACTGGTGGCGATGATGGCAGCAGGGATCTCTTTCAGAAGGATTGTGGCTCCGATCGTGGCGTTCAGTTGTGTCCTTTGGTTTGCAGCATTCTTCCTAAAACAAACTGTTGTAGCGCCTTTAAACGCAAGAGCCAACGAAGAACATAAAATGTTGAAAGAAGGAGACCAAAACACGTTAGTCGGTGTGGTCTATCAAAAACATTTCAAGGGCCAAGAAGGTTTTTATTATATTTATTATTATGACACCAAAGAAGAAGAGATCAAAGGCGGATTCAATTATATCTGTCTGACGCAGGAACAAACCCCTGATTATCTACTGGTCGCCCAAAGAGCAAAGTACGATTACCAAAAAGAAGTTTGGATCTTAAAAAGTGTAGAAGAGACCAAGTTCGACGACGATCTGCAAGTAGTCTCCGTACAAAAGTTTGCGGAGAAAGAATACAAACTTCCTGAAAAGCCCGACTATTTCAAAAAATTAAAAGGTTCCGTGGAAGAGATGAACTTTTTCGAACTATCCGAAGAAAAGGAAAATCGGATCAAAAAAGGTCTATCTTACGGAGACGTGGATATAGCAAAACATACGTTATTTGCGGAACCATTATTGATCGTAGTTCTTACCCTGGTAGGATGTGCGAGCGGATTTTTTACCAAAAGGATGGCGATCGTTTCCTCTCTTGGAGTAAGTATCGGAGTGGCTTTACTTTATATGGTCATGGACCCCTCTTTCAAATCCTTAGGAGAGAACGAGGTAATCCCGATCTGGCTTGCAAGTTGGATCACTCCTATACTCTTTTTATCCGGACTATTCGTAATTTATAAAAGACTCAAAGTCTGA
- a CDS encoding HesA/MoeB/ThiF family protein: MLSPEELSRYSRNILLNEVKRAGQEKLKKSVVTVIGAGGLGSPALLYLGAAGVGNIRIIDSDIVETTNLQRQIIFKHSDIGRSKSLAASENLKSLNPYINIEGIQARLSKENAKELLRGSDLVLEGSDNFDTKFLTNDICIGEKIPFVTAGVLRFEGMVMGVRPEIDACFRCVYENPPAPEHVPSCADAGVIGSMAGMIGTIQATECIQFLLSDFERDSGLFGKILQVDSKLMEFRSISTVRRKDCIVCGSIH; this comes from the coding sequence GTGTTGAGTCCGGAAGAACTGAGCCGCTATTCCAGGAATATTCTTCTAAACGAAGTAAAGCGTGCAGGCCAGGAAAAACTCAAAAAGTCAGTAGTAACGGTAATCGGAGCCGGGGGTCTTGGATCTCCGGCTTTGTTGTATTTAGGGGCCGCCGGAGTAGGAAATATTCGGATCATAGATTCCGATATAGTCGAAACAACCAATCTACAAAGACAAATCATATTCAAACATTCTGATATAGGAAGATCCAAATCTTTAGCGGCTTCCGAGAACCTGAAGTCCTTAAATCCTTACATAAATATAGAAGGTATACAAGCCAGACTTAGCAAAGAGAATGCAAAAGAATTACTGAGAGGGTCCGATCTGGTCTTGGAAGGTTCTGACAATTTCGACACAAAATTTTTGACGAACGATATATGTATAGGGGAGAAGATCCCTTTTGTCACTGCCGGTGTTCTTCGTTTCGAAGGAATGGTAATGGGAGTTCGTCCTGAAATAGATGCATGTTTTAGATGTGTTTATGAGAATCCTCCCGCTCCTGAACATGTACCTTCTTGTGCGGATGCAGGAGTCATAGGCAGTATGGCGGGAATGATCGGTACCATTCAGGCAACGGAGTGTATTCAATTTTTATTAAGTGATTTTGAAAGAGATTCAGGCTTATTCGGTAAAATTTTACAAGTAGATTCCAAATTAATGGAATTCAGGAGCATTTCCACAGTCAGACGTAAAGATTGTATCGTATGCGGCTCAATTCACTGA